The proteins below are encoded in one region of Apium graveolens cultivar Ventura chromosome 4, ASM990537v1, whole genome shotgun sequence:
- the LOC141720434 gene encoding DNA mismatch repair protein MLH3 isoform X1, which produces MDRGIIRPLPETVKSSVRSGFLVFDFTRVVEELIYNSLDAGATKVSVAVSVGTGYIKVTDNGSGITRDGLVLFGERYAATSKSDQMGDMDPTTGSFGSRGEALGSISDVSLLEVVTKAPGRPNGYRKVMKGCKCLYLGIDDNRHDVGTTVIVHDLFYNQPVRRKQLQSSPRKVLHILTECVLKIAIVHLKVNINVFDIESEDELFCAHPSSSPLPLLRSGLGLDPSVTLHEFDVSDGILNISGYISGPCETFAGKAVQYVYINSRFIWKGPIHKLLCQLAAKFDDIGLGNDINGSGNGKRCKIQSNPSYILNLGCPTSLYDLTFEPSKTFAEFKDWDHILTFLEKAITKIWNKYMSYGHCTNDDALRNDNTWKEGDNSVAREDMETQNEKKRKRCQTRFSQAALDVPLPQRKKMLIESSSHMSPCSSNIFSGLKLSRSTSETENQAKTASSCQTKYSAQLCDDLVSCGEAIDQENGCHLEAPAGKVYFAEDYLFENKFSTERSNEHLDPLNDAKCNNLSLIVDAGKNDTPTVSESAHCFEVSDDVGVISDTLNEGKYFLRGCSLRRGLSPVRAFPLSKRVEYKYNASGNQESCSDHASKVDYTSTVRESAHCFEVSNDVGVISDTLNEGKYFLRGCSSRRGLSPVRVFPLSERVDYKYNASGNQKLCSDHASTVDFRVVDDSNPILESWKDERASMWCSPGFTNEDDIFMGPDITERDPVQLFQTGTSFDEDSDLSLDLGTQFLKYGSRPLASKFGRSCVALESSAETKLMEADHFSYEAVHENCKMATYRYLGDKEDKDCFSGFDNMGINFGHLNCFASSHVEDSGISDYPSSQKDICNFDNDDVDYNLLPNVFDDEVKRLCPKPFGRDKGSSAAALSNRVVSRINIDADYDGRSEMRAGEKAYGNRPRSQSAPPYYKGKKKFSILNSFSYTGVLSTEVVSTHDASIINDMDVLEHNRQLSANHSLNDKRPDTKKADFNEVQDSEMLAEFQNLHANMHPKVSSYIGLIHSSSVLCNPSDSTSGKSLETKDLPASEIKWRSSSELSTSHLLINWCGENSNNIHNTDAKILDISSGILHLAGDALVPKSIKKDFLKGCKVLQQVDRKYIPVVGGGVLSFIDQHAADERIRLEELRSKVLAGEMKTITYLDVEQELVLPEFGHQLLQNYAELIRNWGWICSINTESSRSFKKNLKLLHSQSSAATLIAVPCILGVSLTYGDLLEFLQQLSDTDGSSAVPPAVLRVLNFKACRGAIMFGDVLLPSECSLIVEELKQTSLCFQCAHGRPTTVPLVNLELLRKQILKLGLRSSSNELWQGLRRHEVSLQRAAQRLDAARGHS; this is translated from the exons ATGGATAGGGGCATAATTAGGCCATTGCCGGAAACTGTTAAGAGTTCGGTTCGTTCTGGTTTTTTGGTGTTTGATTTCACAAGGGTTGTGGAAGAGCTCATCTACAACAGTCTCGATGCTGGCGCCACAAAG GTATCTGTTGCAGTGTCTGTTGGGACAGGCTACATCAAAGTGACAGACAATG GTTCCGGTATTACTCGAGATGGATTGGTGCTTTTTGGTGAAAGATACG CAGCAACATCAAAATCTGACCAGATGGGTGATATGGACCCTACTACCGGAAGTTTTGGGTCTCGTGGGGAGGCACTGGGATCTATTTCAGATGTATCACTATTAGAAGTTGTTACAAAAGCTCCTGGGAGACCCAATGGCTATCGCAAGGTCATGAAG GGGTGCAAGTGTTTATATCTAGGAATTGATGATAATAGACATGATGTGGGCACAACAG TCATAGTTCACGATTTATTTTACAACCAACCAGTTCGGAGAAAACAATTGCAGTCCAG TCCGAGAAAGGTTCTGCACATACTTACAGAATGTGTGCTTAAGATTGCCATTGTCCATCTAAAGGTCAACATCAACGTTTTCGATATTGAGAG TGAAGACGAATTGTTCTGTGCGCATCCTTCATCTTCTCCTCTGCCATTATTGAGGAGTGGCCTTGGCCTCGATCCTTCCGTTACTCTACATGAATTTGATGTATCTGATGGCATATTAAATATTTCTGGATACATATCTGGTCCTTGTGAAACATTCGCTGGAAAG GCTGTTCAATATGTCT ATATTAATTCGAGGTTCATTTGGAAAGGGCCCATTCACAAATTGCTGTGTCAATTAGCAGCCAAGTTTGATGATATAGGTCTGGGTAATGATATTAATGGTTCTGGTAATGGAAAGAGATGCAAGATTCAATCTAATCCATCATACATCTTGAACTTGGGTTGCCCAACATCCCTTTATGATTTGACTTTTGAACCATCAAAGACTTTTGCCGAATTCAAG GACTGGGATCACATACTTACGTTCCTCGAAAAGGCAATAACAAAAATCTGGAATAAATACATGTCTTATG GACATTGCACCAACGATGATGCTTTGCGAAATGATAATACATGGAAGGAAGGTGATAATTCTGTTGCAAGAGAAG ACATGGAAACACagaatgaaaagaaaagaaagaggtgCCAAACTCGATTTTCTCAGGCTGCTCTGGACGTTCCTCTCCCCCAGCGCAAGAAGATGCTAATAGAGTCGTCCAGTCACATGTCTCCCTGTAGTAGCAACATATTTTCTGGTCTGAAGTTGAGCAGAAGTACTAGTGAAACTGAGAACCAAGCGAAGACAGCATCTTCTTGTCAAACTAAGTATTCCGCTCAGTTGTGTGATGACCTAGTGTCTTGCGGAGAGGCAATTGACCAAGAGAATGGATGCCATCTGGAGGCACCTGCTGGTAAAGTGTACTTCGCTGAAGATTATCTCTTTGAGAATAAGTTTTCGACAGAAAGATCCAATGAGCATCTGGATCCTTTAAATGATGCAAAATGTAACAATTTGTCACTTATAGTTGATGCTGGCAAAAATGACACGCCAACAGTGAGCGAGTCTGCTCATTGTTTTGAAGTCAGTGATGATGTAGGGGTGATCAGTGATACTCTTAATGAAGGTAAATACTTTTTAAGGGGTTGCTCTTTAAGGCGAGGCCTCTCACCTGTTAGAGCATTTCCTCTTAGTAAAAGAGTCGAGTATAAATATAATGCATCTGGAAACCAGGAATCGTGTAGTGACCATGCTAGTAAAGTTGACTACACGTCAACAGTGCGCGAGTCTGCTCATTGTTTTGAAGTCAGCAATGATGTAGGGGTGATCAGTGATACTCTTAATGAAGGTAAATACTTTTTAAGGGGTTGCTCTTCACGGCGAGGCCTTTCACCTGTTAGAGTATTTCCTTTAAGTGAAAGAGTTGATTATAAATATAATGCATCTGGAAACCAGAAACTGTGTAGTGACCATGCTAGTACAGTTGACTTCCGAGTAGTAGACGATAGCAACCCGATACTTGAATCATGGAAAGATGAAAGAGCTAGTATGTGGTGCTCTCCAGGGTTTACAAATGAAGATGACATATTTATGGGTCCAGATATCACAGAAAGAGATCCAGTGCAATTATTTCAGACCGGCACTTCTTTTGACGAAGATAGTGATCTTTCACTTGACTTGGGTACTCAATTTCTTAAGTATGGCTCAAGACCATTAGCTTCAAAATTTGGAAGGTCGTGTGTGGCACTAGAAAGTTCTGCAGAGACCAAATTAATGGAAGCTGATCATTTTAGTTATGAAGCTGTGCATGAGAACTGTAAAATGGCTACTTACCGCTATTTAGGAgataaagaagacaaagactgcTTTTCTGGTTTTGATAATATGGGAATTAACTTTGGCCACTTAAACTGCTTTGCTTCAAGTCATGTGGAAGATTCAGGAATTAGTGATTATCCTAGCTCCCAGAAAGATATATGTAACTTTGATAATGATGATGTAGACTATAATTTGCTACCAAATGTTTTTGATGATGAAGTGAAGAGATTATGTCCAAAACCTTTTGGTAGAGATAAAGGTAGTAGTGCCGCCGCATTGTCGAATCGTGTTGTATCAAGGATTAATATAGATGCAGATTACGATGGAAGATCTGAAATGAGAGCTGGTGAGAAGGCATATGGAAATCGGCCAAGAAGCCAATCTGCCCCACCTTATTATAAAGGAAAGAAGAAATTCTCAATTTTGAACAGTTTCTCATATACGGGGGTGCTAAGCACAGAGGTAGTGAGCACCCATGATGCGTCAATTATAAATG ACATGGATGTTCTGGAGCACAACAGACAATTATCTGCTAATCATTCATTAAATGATAAGAG GCCAGATACAAAGAAAGCAGACTTCAATGAAGTTCAAGATTCTGAAATGCTGGCAGAGTTTCAGAACCTTCATGCCAACATGCATCCAAAAG TGTCATCTTACATAGGATTAATACATAGTTCATCTGTGCTATGTAATCCTTCAGATTCCACATCAGGGAAAAGCCTAGAGACTAAAGATTTACCAGCTTCTGAAATAAAATGGCGGAGCAGCAGTGAATTAAGTACA AGTCATCTGTTGATCAATTGGTGCGGAGAGAATTCAAATAATATTCACAACACGGATGCAAAAATACTTGACATTTCTTCTGGGATATTGCACCTTGCTGGTGATGCGTTAGTTCCTAAATCCATAAAGAAGGATTTTCTCAAGGGTTGCAAAGTTCTTCAGCAGGTTGACAGGAAATATATCCCTGTTGTGGGTGGTGGTGTACTTTCTTTTATTGACCAG CATGCGGCAGATGAGAGAATACGGCTAGAAGAGCTGCGTTCCAAG GTGCTCGCTGGAGAAATGAAGACAATAACCTACTTGGATGTAGAGCAAGAGTTG GTTTTACCTGAATTTGGTCATCAGTTGCTGCAGAACTATGCTGAACTGATACGGAATTGGGGTTGGATCTGCAGCATTAATACTGAAAGTTCAAGGTCTTTCAAAAA GAACTTGAAACTTCTACACAGTCAATCATCTGCGGCTACATTGATTGCG GTGCCATGCATATTGGGGGTCAGTTTAACATATGGAGATCTACTGGAGTTCCTTCAGCAG CTATCCGACACTGATGGATCATCAGCAGTACCTCCAGCAGTTCTTCGTGTGCTGAACTTTAAGGCATGCAGAG GAGCAATCATGTTCGGTGATGTACTGCTACCTTCAGAATGTTCTCTAATAGTGGAAGAACTAAAGCAGACTTCATTGTGTTTTCAA TGTGCTCATGGGAGACCAACAACTGTACCTCTTGTCAACTTGGAACTGTTGCGTAAACAGATTCTTAAGCTTGGACTAAGGAGTAGCTCTAATGAGTTGTGGCAAGGGTTACGTCGACATGAAGTCAGTCTTCAACGTGCTGCCCAGCGACTGGATGCAGCAAGAGGCCATTCATAA
- the LOC141720434 gene encoding DNA mismatch repair protein MLH3 isoform X6 — MDRGIIRPLPETVKSSVRSGFLVFDFTRVVEELIYNSLDAGATKVSVAVSVGTGYIKVTDNGSGITRDGLVLFGERYAATSKSDQMGDMDPTTGSFGSRGEALGSISDVSLLEVVTKAPGRPNGYRKVMKGCKCLYLGIDDNRHDVGTTVIVHDLFYNQPVRRKQLQSSPRKVLHILTECVLKIAIVHLKVNINVFDIESEDELFCAHPSSSPLPLLRSGLGLDPSVTLHEFDVSDGILNISGYISGPCETFAGKAVQYVYINSRFIWKGPIHKLLCQLAAKFDDIGLGNDINGSGNGKRCKIQSNPSYILNLGCPTSLYDLTFEPSKTFAEFKDWDHILTFLEKAITKIWNKYMSYGHCTNDDALRNDNTWKEGDNSVAREDMETQNEKKRKRCQTRFSQAALDVPLPQRKKMLIESSSHMSPCSSNIFSGLKLSRSTSETENQAKTASSCQTKYSAQLCDDLVSCGEAIDQENGCHLEAPAGKVYFAEDYLFENKFSTERSNEHLDPLNDAKCNNLSLIVDAGKNDTPTVSESAHCFEVSDDVGVISDTLNEGKYFLRGCSLRRGLSPVRAFPLSKRVEYKYNASGNQESCSDHASKVDYTSTVRESAHCFEVSNDVGVISDTLNEGKYFLRGCSSRRGLSPVRVFPLSERVDYKYNASGNQKLCSDHASTVDFRVVDDSNPILESWKDERASMWCSPGFTNEDDIFMGPDITERDPVQLFQTGTSFDEDSDLSLDLGTQFLKYGSRPLASKFGRSCVALESSAETKLMEADHFSYEAVHENCKMATYRYLGDKEDKDCFSGFDNMGINFGHLNCFASSHVEDSGISDYPSSQKDICNFDNDDVDYNLLPNVFDDEVKRLCPKPFGRDKGSSAAALSNRVVSRINIDADYDGRSEMRAGEKAYGNRPRSQSAPPYYKGKKKFSILNSFSYTGVLSTEVVSTHDASIINDMDVLEHNRQLSANHSLNDKRPDTKKADFNEVQDSEMLAEFQNLHANMHPKVSSYIGLIHSSSVLCNPSDSTSGKSLETKDLPASEIKWRSSSELSTSHLLINWCGENSNNIHNTDAKILDISSGILHLAGDALVPKSIKKDFLKGCKVLQQVDRKYIPVVGGGVLSFIDQHAADERIRLEELRSKKLVNIVGARWRNEDNNLLGCRARVGFT, encoded by the exons ATGGATAGGGGCATAATTAGGCCATTGCCGGAAACTGTTAAGAGTTCGGTTCGTTCTGGTTTTTTGGTGTTTGATTTCACAAGGGTTGTGGAAGAGCTCATCTACAACAGTCTCGATGCTGGCGCCACAAAG GTATCTGTTGCAGTGTCTGTTGGGACAGGCTACATCAAAGTGACAGACAATG GTTCCGGTATTACTCGAGATGGATTGGTGCTTTTTGGTGAAAGATACG CAGCAACATCAAAATCTGACCAGATGGGTGATATGGACCCTACTACCGGAAGTTTTGGGTCTCGTGGGGAGGCACTGGGATCTATTTCAGATGTATCACTATTAGAAGTTGTTACAAAAGCTCCTGGGAGACCCAATGGCTATCGCAAGGTCATGAAG GGGTGCAAGTGTTTATATCTAGGAATTGATGATAATAGACATGATGTGGGCACAACAG TCATAGTTCACGATTTATTTTACAACCAACCAGTTCGGAGAAAACAATTGCAGTCCAG TCCGAGAAAGGTTCTGCACATACTTACAGAATGTGTGCTTAAGATTGCCATTGTCCATCTAAAGGTCAACATCAACGTTTTCGATATTGAGAG TGAAGACGAATTGTTCTGTGCGCATCCTTCATCTTCTCCTCTGCCATTATTGAGGAGTGGCCTTGGCCTCGATCCTTCCGTTACTCTACATGAATTTGATGTATCTGATGGCATATTAAATATTTCTGGATACATATCTGGTCCTTGTGAAACATTCGCTGGAAAG GCTGTTCAATATGTCT ATATTAATTCGAGGTTCATTTGGAAAGGGCCCATTCACAAATTGCTGTGTCAATTAGCAGCCAAGTTTGATGATATAGGTCTGGGTAATGATATTAATGGTTCTGGTAATGGAAAGAGATGCAAGATTCAATCTAATCCATCATACATCTTGAACTTGGGTTGCCCAACATCCCTTTATGATTTGACTTTTGAACCATCAAAGACTTTTGCCGAATTCAAG GACTGGGATCACATACTTACGTTCCTCGAAAAGGCAATAACAAAAATCTGGAATAAATACATGTCTTATG GACATTGCACCAACGATGATGCTTTGCGAAATGATAATACATGGAAGGAAGGTGATAATTCTGTTGCAAGAGAAG ACATGGAAACACagaatgaaaagaaaagaaagaggtgCCAAACTCGATTTTCTCAGGCTGCTCTGGACGTTCCTCTCCCCCAGCGCAAGAAGATGCTAATAGAGTCGTCCAGTCACATGTCTCCCTGTAGTAGCAACATATTTTCTGGTCTGAAGTTGAGCAGAAGTACTAGTGAAACTGAGAACCAAGCGAAGACAGCATCTTCTTGTCAAACTAAGTATTCCGCTCAGTTGTGTGATGACCTAGTGTCTTGCGGAGAGGCAATTGACCAAGAGAATGGATGCCATCTGGAGGCACCTGCTGGTAAAGTGTACTTCGCTGAAGATTATCTCTTTGAGAATAAGTTTTCGACAGAAAGATCCAATGAGCATCTGGATCCTTTAAATGATGCAAAATGTAACAATTTGTCACTTATAGTTGATGCTGGCAAAAATGACACGCCAACAGTGAGCGAGTCTGCTCATTGTTTTGAAGTCAGTGATGATGTAGGGGTGATCAGTGATACTCTTAATGAAGGTAAATACTTTTTAAGGGGTTGCTCTTTAAGGCGAGGCCTCTCACCTGTTAGAGCATTTCCTCTTAGTAAAAGAGTCGAGTATAAATATAATGCATCTGGAAACCAGGAATCGTGTAGTGACCATGCTAGTAAAGTTGACTACACGTCAACAGTGCGCGAGTCTGCTCATTGTTTTGAAGTCAGCAATGATGTAGGGGTGATCAGTGATACTCTTAATGAAGGTAAATACTTTTTAAGGGGTTGCTCTTCACGGCGAGGCCTTTCACCTGTTAGAGTATTTCCTTTAAGTGAAAGAGTTGATTATAAATATAATGCATCTGGAAACCAGAAACTGTGTAGTGACCATGCTAGTACAGTTGACTTCCGAGTAGTAGACGATAGCAACCCGATACTTGAATCATGGAAAGATGAAAGAGCTAGTATGTGGTGCTCTCCAGGGTTTACAAATGAAGATGACATATTTATGGGTCCAGATATCACAGAAAGAGATCCAGTGCAATTATTTCAGACCGGCACTTCTTTTGACGAAGATAGTGATCTTTCACTTGACTTGGGTACTCAATTTCTTAAGTATGGCTCAAGACCATTAGCTTCAAAATTTGGAAGGTCGTGTGTGGCACTAGAAAGTTCTGCAGAGACCAAATTAATGGAAGCTGATCATTTTAGTTATGAAGCTGTGCATGAGAACTGTAAAATGGCTACTTACCGCTATTTAGGAgataaagaagacaaagactgcTTTTCTGGTTTTGATAATATGGGAATTAACTTTGGCCACTTAAACTGCTTTGCTTCAAGTCATGTGGAAGATTCAGGAATTAGTGATTATCCTAGCTCCCAGAAAGATATATGTAACTTTGATAATGATGATGTAGACTATAATTTGCTACCAAATGTTTTTGATGATGAAGTGAAGAGATTATGTCCAAAACCTTTTGGTAGAGATAAAGGTAGTAGTGCCGCCGCATTGTCGAATCGTGTTGTATCAAGGATTAATATAGATGCAGATTACGATGGAAGATCTGAAATGAGAGCTGGTGAGAAGGCATATGGAAATCGGCCAAGAAGCCAATCTGCCCCACCTTATTATAAAGGAAAGAAGAAATTCTCAATTTTGAACAGTTTCTCATATACGGGGGTGCTAAGCACAGAGGTAGTGAGCACCCATGATGCGTCAATTATAAATG ACATGGATGTTCTGGAGCACAACAGACAATTATCTGCTAATCATTCATTAAATGATAAGAG GCCAGATACAAAGAAAGCAGACTTCAATGAAGTTCAAGATTCTGAAATGCTGGCAGAGTTTCAGAACCTTCATGCCAACATGCATCCAAAAG TGTCATCTTACATAGGATTAATACATAGTTCATCTGTGCTATGTAATCCTTCAGATTCCACATCAGGGAAAAGCCTAGAGACTAAAGATTTACCAGCTTCTGAAATAAAATGGCGGAGCAGCAGTGAATTAAGTACA AGTCATCTGTTGATCAATTGGTGCGGAGAGAATTCAAATAATATTCACAACACGGATGCAAAAATACTTGACATTTCTTCTGGGATATTGCACCTTGCTGGTGATGCGTTAGTTCCTAAATCCATAAAGAAGGATTTTCTCAAGGGTTGCAAAGTTCTTCAGCAGGTTGACAGGAAATATATCCCTGTTGTGGGTGGTGGTGTACTTTCTTTTATTGACCAG CATGCGGCAGATGAGAGAATACGGCTAGAAGAGCTGCGTTCCAAG AAACTCGTCAACATCGTAGGTGCTCGCTGGAGAAATGAAGACAATAACCTACTTGGATGTAGAGCAAGAGTTG GTTTTACCTGA